A genomic segment from bacterium encodes:
- a CDS encoding Ig-like domain-containing protein, which translates to GGYPGADLDSTYLGFTDPGSFEWIDAAVALSTSTFYIAFEQIGDYPDCDSVAVDAEAGSHNWTGYGGDWSKTTLFGDFMLRCYWEDGTGGDFLPPEVTGLNPADGAVDVPVDTTIIFHVVDDVSGVDVATIELTAQDASRGPLKFKLALNAGGPSPTGVISGDLHVDDADLLDVVCTFTPDSDLPYADAITCTVAAGLADIQGNETSQDIVWDFTTEDEPGEDYLPPEVTGLNPADGAEGVPVVTKIIFRVVDDISGVDVETIKFAAQDTSKNAHNFALAFSVGGPSPTGVISGVLYIDDIDPLDVLCKFTPDSDLPYADTITCTVAAGLADALGNETLQDIVWSFRTENKPGVQNCTWGEIKALY; encoded by the coding sequence GGGGGGTATCCCGGCGCGGACCTCGACAGCACCTACCTGGGGTTCACCGATCCCGGCTCCTTCGAGTGGATTGACGCCGCCGTCGCCCTGTCCACCAGCACCTTCTACATCGCCTTCGAGCAGATCGGCGATTACCCGGACTGCGACTCGGTGGCCGTGGACGCCGAGGCGGGCTCGCACAACTGGACCGGCTATGGGGGAGACTGGTCCAAGACGACCCTCTTCGGCGATTTCATGCTCCGCTGCTACTGGGAGGACGGTACCGGCGGGGACTTCCTTCCGCCCGAGGTGACCGGCCTGAACCCCGCCGACGGTGCCGTGGACGTCCCCGTGGACACCACGATTATCTTCCACGTGGTGGATGACGTTTCCGGAGTGGACGTGGCGACCATCGAGCTCACCGCCCAGGACGCGTCCAGGGGGCCTCTCAAATTCAAGCTGGCCCTCAACGCCGGCGGTCCCTCCCCGACCGGCGTGATATCCGGCGACCTGCACGTTGACGACGCGGACCTCCTCGACGTAGTCTGCACCTTCACTCCCGACAGCGACCTCCCCTACGCCGACGCCATCACCTGCACCGTGGCCGCCGGCCTGGCCGATATACAGGGCAACGAAACCAGCCAGGACATCGTCTGGGATTTCACGACCGAGGACGAACCCGGCGAGGATTACCTCCCGCCCGAGGTGACCGGCCTGAACCCCGCCGACGGCGCCGAGGGCGTGCCCGTGGTAACGAAAATCATCTTCCGCGTCGTGGACGACATCTCCGGCGTGGACGTGGAGACCATCAAGTTCGCCGCCCAGGACACCTCGAAGAACGCCCACAATTTCGCCTTGGCCTTCAGCGTCGGCGGTCCCTCCCCGACCGGCGTCATCTCCGGGGTCCTGTACATTGACGACATAGACCCCCTCGACGTCCTCTGCAAATTCACCCCCGATTCGGACCTGCCCTACGCCGACACCATCACCTGCACCGTGGCCGCCGGGCTGGCCGACGCGCTGGGCAACGAAACCCTCCAGGACATCGTCTGGAGTTTCAGGACCGAGAACAAGCCGGGGGTGCAGAACTGCACCTGGGGCGAGATAAAGGCGCTGTACTAG
- a CDS encoding Ig-like domain-containing protein produces MRKVFLAIVVLVMGAAAYPPALSTTGPPINAHPGPPTESEFYWDDGVLSSGWTWYSGGNYWAVDFDDEKTGGVADGLVTAYGAVTYPNWPDSTYQGCYMHVFGDDGGYPGADLDSTYLGFTGSGSFEWVETSVLLSTSTFYIAFEQIGGTSHCDSVGVDAAAGTHNWTGYGGAWGSISIFSDFMLRCYWDDEPAGDFHPPEVTGMDPDDGEVDVHVDTTIVFHVVDDVSGVDVATIELTVEDTSRGPVHVNLSYNTDGPSPTGVISGVLYIDDTDPLDVVCIFIPDDDLPYADAITCTVAAGLADIQGNETSQDFVWDFTTEDAPGVQNSTWGEIKALY; encoded by the coding sequence ATGCGAAAGGTGTTCCTTGCCATCGTCGTACTGGTCATGGGCGCCGCGGCCTATCCCCCGGCTCTGTCCACCACCGGACCGCCCATCAACGCCCACCCCGGCCCGCCGACGGAGTCAGAGTTCTACTGGGACGACGGCGTACTATCCAGCGGCTGGACGTGGTACAGCGGCGGCAACTACTGGGCGGTGGATTTCGACGACGAGAAGACCGGCGGAGTCGCCGACGGTCTGGTCACCGCCTACGGGGCCGTGACCTACCCGAACTGGCCCGACTCCACCTACCAGGGCTGCTACATGCACGTGTTCGGCGACGATGGGGGGTATCCCGGCGCGGACCTCGACAGCACCTACCTGGGGTTCACCGGGAGCGGCTCCTTCGAGTGGGTCGAGACCTCGGTTCTCCTAAGCACCAGCACCTTCTACATCGCCTTCGAACAGATCGGCGGTACCTCGCACTGTGACTCGGTGGGCGTGGACGCGGCGGCCGGCACGCACAACTGGACCGGCTATGGGGGCGCCTGGGGTAGCATCTCGATTTTCAGTGACTTCATGCTCCGCTGCTACTGGGATGACGAACCCGCCGGGGACTTCCACCCGCCCGAGGTGACCGGCATGGACCCCGATGACGGCGAGGTTGACGTGCACGTGGACACGACAATCGTCTTCCACGTCGTGGACGATGTTTCCGGGGTGGACGTGGCGACCATCGAGCTCACCGTGGAGGACACCTCACGGGGTCCCGTGCACGTCAATCTGTCCTACAACACCGACGGGCCTTCCCCGACCGGCGTGATATCGGGGGTCCTGTACATTGACGACACTGACCCCCTCGACGTCGTCTGCATCTTCATCCCCGATGACGACCTGCCCTACGCCGACGCCATCACCTGCACCGTGGCCGCCGGGCTGGCCGATATACAGGGCAACGAAACCAGCCAGGACTTCGTATGGGATTTCACGACCGAGGACGCCCCCGGGGTGCAAAACAGCACCTGGGGCGAGATCAAGGCGCTGTACTGA